DNA sequence from the Bufo bufo chromosome 3, aBufBuf1.1, whole genome shotgun sequence genome:
ggtcccagtggtgggacccgcacctatcagacaatgggggcatatcctagcgatatgcccccattgtccatgatgggaatacccctttaagtttttttttatagaatccCTGGTGGTATGTAAAGATTGTGGCTGGGGCGGTGTCTTACTGTGTGGACGGGCTGGCAGTGGCACAGGTCCAGAATGGCTGTGGTATTAATGTTTTGGGTGGCACTGGTGAGGCGTGAGGGCAGCACAAATTAATAACTTCTTCCAGCCTGGAGgatgcgcgcctgctgcctgccagcaatacactgggccaatcagcagcaggatatttgcacactgctaatgctgattggcccagtATGTGATGCGGTGCAGGCACACGAGGGAGCGCCCATCAGTGAGACATCGGGGGGAGGCGGGGGGCCTGTGTGCTGGCTCTGGGAGGCGGTGAGTAGTGAGCGcagctgcagggggcggggcattCCGAGCGCTCCGGGCTGGAGCCGAATCAAGTGAGGGcagctgcagggggcggggccttcagaGCCGGCTTTATTTATCAGAGACGCGCTGATCGCAGAGGCAGACGATCAGCTGTGTCTCTGTGCAGGAGTACGGGGGCCGCAAAAACTGGCTGTGCGGGCcgcgggttgtgcacccctgctatagAGGAAACCTACCCCTTATACAACTTTTGGAAACTACTCTGAACCGCTGTAgaagctgccttgctgtaaatgacttgtggacattgatgacctttggatcagtTTCAGTAAAACACTTGGATTTGTCAAGAGAACCGGTCTTATAATTGTGCAAACTCATCATCTACTTACACCCAAGGGTGCTGGCGTTACAAAGACATCAGGGACCCTGCCTTTCCTGCACCTAAACCcataccaccaagggcacctcgactACCATCCGTCAATCCAACCCCTTTTACCCAGAGAGTGCCCGAAGGAATCCGGTGCCTTCCTTCTCCTCACTGCACGCCAACCCAGGGAGCTGCAGAAACAGAGTACAGACTGTCGCATTCCTCGGTTCACATTCACACTAGTTGTGACACTCGCTCAAAcatgcccctgcggttctggtacTCTGCAGGAGAAGGAGGGACACTGGCTTCACGGCATGGTGtcagactctgaagtcacctccacgtcatcttactgtgacagaggaggacagagccatccaatccacagtcTCATCCTCTTTTTCCTCAACGATAATGAGGTGCCTTTCCAAAGACAACTGCGGCctgctacttctactactactactactaccactactactactacccctacccctactactactactacccctactactactactactacccctactactactactacccctactactactactactaccactactactactacccctacccctactactactactacccctactactactactactactacccctactactactactacccctactactactactactaccactactactactacccctacccctactactactactacccctactactactactacccctactactactactactacccctactactactactacccctactactactactactacccctactactactactactaccactactactactactacccctactactactactacccctactactactactactaccccgactactactactacccctacccctactactactactactacccctacatgtacacagtcacacaaagCATGGAACAGTTTGCAAATCTGCTTTCTGGAAATTAAAGACAGAGAAGTGCAATACGatgtccttccctttccacaaaAGCACTGAAGACACAAACCCACGAGTGCTGgcagaagtccgctccggccccattcactccgGCCGCATGTCCGACCCGTCCCCATTAAAGTGAAGTGGCCGGAGCACTCGTGGGTTGTCATTAGCACAGATCCAACAGTctgccggaccctgctagcgctagtgtgaaagaagcctaatacAGCCTGATGGCTCCGTGTCggccggatccagttgtattaaataaaaactgaagaAACCTGATCAGAcatgaaaatcaatgtaagtcaatgggtggcgaatccattttttttctgtaagaaAAAACAACTGATCAGGCTCCaatgacttagggtactttcacactagagtttttgctggatccggcggggtccagcaaaaacgcttccgttacagataatacaaccgtctgcatccgtttgaacagatccggttgtattatctttaacatatttttaacattgccaaaactgatccgttttgaactccattgaaagtcaatgggggatggatccgttttctattgtgtcagattatagcagagaaaacggatccgtccccattgacttgcattgtgggtcatgacggatccgctttgcatcccaggacagaaagagaactgcagcatgctgaggtTATCTCTCCGGTCtgagaatggaacggaatgcattttggagcgctccgttctgttcagttcagttttgtccccattgacaataaatggggataaaacggaagcgtttttttttccggtattgagccactAAGACGACCATCTGCATCcactatgaacggatccggttgtattatcttcaacatagccgtccccactgacttgcattgtgggtcaagccggatccattttgctccgcatcccatgccggacagaaaaccaccgcatgctgcagtttgctctccggtatggaaaTGCACCCAAACGGAACAggatgcattttggagcgctccgttctgttcagttacattttgtctccattgacaatgaatgaggacaaaacagAAGTGTTTTTATCCGGTACTGAGATCctttgccggatctcaataccggaaaatgtaaacgcaggtgtgaaagtagcctaattcagcttctgccggatctcaaaacctgaattaaaaacgcagatgtgaaagtagcctaaaacgtaAGTTGGCAAACTACTAAGCGATTATTTAGCCCTCTCCACCACGCCGTGGAGTGTctgaagattaaaggggttatccaatatcataaactgcctccccatgtgccgggcccctcacagggaatatacttacagTACCTGGGTCCCtgctccccgcaccgccgctgctgcttctccccgtgcgccgaTGAAAACATTtggtgtcgggggggagcagccaatggcaggcgggatgctagggaggctcgccccCGACACAGGATGTTTTCATCGACGCAAGAGGAGAAACAGCAGCGGCGGCGGTGCGGGGgccaggagcggggtaagtatattccctgtgaggggcccagcacatggggggggggggcagtttatgatattggataacccctttaacagcacgAATTTTGGCTTAGTATGTCCTAGTATACCCTGCGTATTATAAGACATGTAAatgctggttttaataaattCAACAACCCCAAAAATATGAACTGTAAATGTGTGGAGATGGAAATACATGGATTTAGGCCAAATATCACCTTATCACTCATAGATAATTTTTGGTGCTACCCTACAACCttttaaaacttaaaaaactttaaaaataaattaactatatggagatgccctgacactgagtttggactagtatttcaggtgttttcactctAATTTAAAATGCTACATTGATGGTAAAACACGTGTTGTACGGTTTTGtgcttattccaccccccctcccccaaatgtatttctgttaaaatgggaaaaaaatgaaaggATGTCCTTGCCGGTAGCTGctttgaggtttgcagcagctgcagttctGCTGGAGGCACAGCAAGCCTCAGCTCCTCACTgctcactccctggctgacagcttccTCTGCCTGTTCCATttctacacacacaattcttcttctttgtaattctaTCCCTTCACTTCTCTGTTCCTGGCAGTAGAACACAAGCTTAATAGTGACGTTTCCCCGACTCCCTAAGATcattttcctggcagacactgacacccaaccaccctcattcacagccccgCACACAATGACTTTCTGCTCCTTCTGCtcgggcacctccctgcctgctgcaccactgattggctcatcaagACTGTCTGTtggcctgggagccaatcagggcaaacctcccccccccttcctatcagggtcatgtgagaacccttcttcctccctagtgattTTTCCCGCTGACATGTGCAGTAGAATGGCGCTATGTGCTGTTTTACTGGATTTGTCCGAAACGCATCTGAAAAAGTTCAGGTTGGTCCATCAGCCAAAATTTTGCAAAGTTCGTAACGAACCGGTTTACTCATCTCTAATACATACAATAAATCTGTCAGATCGTGACTACTACAGAAAGATGAAATATAATTAGTATTTTACCTCAGATTCTGCAGGTTCTGTAATCCTGGAGCAAGTCTTTCTAATCCTTCAATGTCTAAGGAACATCCAAATAGATTGAGTTCTTTTATATTTGTGCAGATGTCCAGAATAAACGCTAACACTGTGCAGTCTAGAGCCGACATACGAACACCAGAAAAGTCAAGACTTCTGTGTGATTGTAGTGATTCCAGCACCAGAGCCTTATTCCGGGATTCATACAGATAGAAAAATGTACTTAGAAGACGACGCTTGCTGGTTTCATTTTCCCGCACCCTCTTTTCTTCTAGAATGAAGTTCTTTAGCCAAGTGATGACATCTATAGATGTCTGAGTTGCTTGTCTGTCCAGGTATCCAGTTAGCATTGACCTGGTGGAGCCGTCTGATAGACCACACAGGAAACGGAGGAACATCTCACCTCGTCCATCAGGATAGGATTTGGCATCTTTTAGTGATTTCTGTAACTTCTCAGGAGAATAATCCACATAATGCACCAAGGCAGAGAAGAATTCCTGAACAGTGAGATGTAAGAAGGAATAGGACACAGGTTCCTCCGATTCCATCAGAAAACTTGATAATAGCTTTGACGTATTGTCCACATGGAAACAGTCCAGATCTCGTTCATCGAAGATAAGCCTATGATTCATGACCCCATGTTCTGCCATCCATCCGATGGACTGCAGGATCTTCTGAGCGCCACTTTTGTCCAGGCTGTGATTGAACAGGATGTTGGCGACAAATATCGCGAACAGCTGGGTGACGGTTTTGGGTAATAATGACACCGACTGATCACTACTTGTTGGCTGAAAGCTCTTGGATAATACAGTACAGATGATCCAGCAGTAGGACGGGAGGTAACAGAAGGTGTACAGGGTGTCATTCTGCTTCACATAATTAAAAGCCTTttccgccagctcagggtcgggGAAGAAGTTTTGAAAGTACATCTGTCGTTCTTCCGGTAAAAACCCAGTGATTTCTACTATTCTCTTGAAAACACTACAATCAATTGATGCCAGTCTGGTTGGCCGACTGGTCATTAGGACAGAACAACCATCAAGAAGAGACTTTCTCACCAAACTAACCACAATCTGACCACGAGGTTCAGGCTGATTAGGATTAGAGCACAAGTGACGTGATGAGAAATCCATGTTATGAAGACTTTCATCTAAACCATCAAATATAAAGAGAAGTTTTTCTGGTTCCTGTAACATGTTACTAAGCTGCTCCTCCAGATATGGGTACTGATGAAGGATTAGAGTGTCCAGACTAACTTTATCCAGTCTGTTGAGTTCTCGGAATttgaagaaaaagacaaaggagAATCTTTGATAGAGATCCCCCTTCACCCAGTCATAGACAACCTTCTGCATCAGTGTGGTCTTCCCTACACCAGGCACTCCGCTCACCATTACCATACGTGGCACTTGTTTGGATTGGTGGCACCAGCGGAACAGTTTGTTGGGGGAAATGTGTTGTAGTTCATATTGTTTTCTCTTTAAGTATTCCTCATGTTTTACCCCGGTCTCTATGAGCTCATTCTCAGAGCGTTCTCTGAAGTGATCAGTGGAGACAATGATGAGGTTGACATAACGTCTACAGAATGGAAAACTCTCCTCTCGCTGGTCACATCTTGGAGGTTTGTTCTCTAGAAGTTTCTCAGTTCTTTCATGTAAATGTTTCTTGTGACGGATCTGGAAATCTATAGAAaataggaaaataaaaggtgAAGATAAGAAGCTGAAACAGAACTAAATATCTTGGTGAATAAATGGCAGATATCTGTACATTGCTGAATTTTCCAGCTCCTCTTGGCCACATGACTTTCCTAGTCTGACactgctccagatttatcacacaGACTGacactggatgataaatctggataATGACTTTacacaacaccaagggcaccacAAACCAGGGGGACCCCAAACCAGGGTTTGCTACGAGGGGGACAAAGGGTGCTCTATTCACTGTGCACGGACCAATGAGTACCAGGGAGGCCATAGCCACCGTGAGTACTAGTaccaccatcacacacatattATCACCTTCCGCTCAGGCCACCGCTGCATGTTACTAATTTGAATACTAGGTGTGGTGGTGCTGTATGGTGTAATTTGCATGAAATGCAGgcagcatgtcatagagcaggaggagctgagcagattggcatatagtttatgggaaaagatcCAGTAAAACTTGtactttatttataaatttttttattaagtaataaatattacaaCAAAACATAAAACATTATAATgtaagcagcagcagtgcaggctaGCGCTGCGACAAGCAGCTCGTCCCCCGGACACAGGATGTACTTGATCCAAATAAGAGGGGAAAATTCAAAAGATGACACCTGCCGCAAATGCAGGCAATATTGAAAACCACCCCCAATGAATgtaaaaaatcccccccccccactaaacaTATGATAACTGCACAATAATAAGCCTACGTGAGGGCCAAATATAAGGCACCTCAATAGAAGCCCATAGACAGTATGGAGGGACAACAATAGTAGCAATACGCacaaaaacagcaaacaaattgaAGCATATTACCTAGAGTTGAGTGGAAGCACAATGTGGATCAAacccaggaccggtggagagcgcACCCCGACACACGTTTCGCTCTGCTTTCTCAAGGGGCGTATGTAGCTGTACCCACTGACTCCCTACATATACCCTGGGTGATTACAAATCAAATGCAATTCTCCTGACCCCAGGCCAATGGCTATGCAGCAGGCGGAACTAGGCAGGACCTAAGCAGGTCAGTGGTGACCGCGTCGTCTCGCGAGACAGCGCGATGATGGCGTCAGTGATCACATGACCTGCCAAAGCCAGGTTAGGGGACGAGAAGTAGATATCGCGAGTCCTCACCGGTCGCGTCATCACGCGAGAAAGCAGCAACTGACGTCAGCTATCATGTGACCGTTTCAAGTCAGATGCAAGAAACATCACGCGAGACAAGGACAACGGGAACACAAATCGGAtcgcgatcacatgatcgcacatcacttcCCTGTATGAGGGCTTCTGTCTCACCATGGTAACCGGTAACAACTCGCTCGTCACCCCACAATATTGGCCAAGAGCGGTCCTGCCCTCCATATCGATTATTATGCTACACCATTAGTCAGTCGAAAATGCGGCAGGTTAAAACATAATACCGCTTGAGCGACATAATACCCAATCTGTAGTCAATGACAACTCCGCAAGACGATATAATATAGGATAAAAGACATATATAGAAAGACCACCAGAGGGGGTTATAACTATACAAAGAATATAAGAGCGCTGGATAGGCACATTAAAAAGTGCTAAAATGTGTAATAAATCCTCATTAGAGTCCTCCTATATGAGCACACACAATGTATAACAAAACCACATGGACATCCAATTATAGTGATATAGATATAACCAGCCCTAAGGCACAAGAGAGAGCGCTATACAAATCCTATGTGCATCATGGATACAAGACCAGGTCCCTCCATCATACGTCTAATGAGACGCAATAACTGTATAGATATAATGAAATACATACGACAATAATAGCCTTACTagggtacttaaagggaacctgtcaccagttttatggtttcctaactaagggcaacataaataagtcacTCTCGAATTATATTAcgtatatctatttatatatggCTATTATAATACCCtggaatattttataaaaaaaaaaaatatattttttttacatttttatatttttatgtttagATATTTTTATACCTATTACAGATATCCCCCAACATTTAATCTATTCTTAATATAGATTTTTAatgtattaataaataaatacattttaataatAAATTTTAACACATAAATGAACTCAATATTACTACCTAActgaattatatataaatatatatatatatatatctgctgaTAGATAAATCAGATGAGGAATGTTAAACATTTAGAATTAAATGTCAAGGGACTCCAATCCATAGACAATAGTAGATTTTATATATTCTATTCTATATGCAGACATATGCTCTGGAGAAAGGCTAACATTAAAGCGAGACATTATGATATTTGATCTAATTATCTGTATAAGAGTAAAATGCAGCCAGTTACAACAAAAATTAGACATGACTAATGTTCCTGATGGACTCACGATTACATAATACAAAAAACGCATGTATGCATAGAAAACTGCAGATGAATCGCATGAATACCGCAATACATGGAAAATGGTATCTGTGAAATCCAGATCTTTTAGAAACATCTCGGGTTTACTATAGAGTCCCTTTGGATGTGAAAATGAATAAATAGCCGGCAAGTTAGTCAGTTCcaacagagccactgaggaagaaggaggataaccttcgaaacgcgtctggcgtggaggaaTTGGACTTGACAAAAAACTGGCTTTTTCAACTATAATAGTTTGATATATCTGTTGGACTAAGAAAGCGCTTCCCAAGGAGAATTAAACCGCGGCCTTTTTGAACACAGTGCAGCAAGCGAAGGGTGAGACTGAACCACCTGTGCTGATCAAGACAGGTGGAACACCTATTCCAATTAGGGAAACCTAATGTGAACTTGCAGCGTGATAGAGCAAGCGCTCTCATTCACAGCCGGATTTGCTAAATTGCAAGACCTATTTGTACAGCACTTCTATCCAGCAGTAAGGCAGCTTTTCAACTTGCTGACCAGAGGTAAAGCTTACCCTGAatctacaccacgtgggacgccacggtgggatTTGCAGGACTGTACGTGAGTAACGAACCAAATACTGCTGTATTTATATGTACCGTTGCACAAACAACTTATCTATATTGCACTGCCGCTTTGGAATTCAAAGTTCACTCAACTAGCTACTTTGCTGGATTGCAACTTCGTGAAACATAGTGCACCCCTAGGAATTGTGTCGATTGAACATTGTAACACAAAGCCGATTCCTAGGAGTTCTGTGATATTATAGAAAACCAGTGAGACTGTCTATTACTATTGCCGAGTCTCCAGAGACACTTTATGCTTTTACACAGATATCTAACACTGTAATGATTTGAGCACTGCTATATATttagccatttatttattttacaggtATTTTCACTATATGTAATTGTTTTTTATCACAATTATTATCGACTTATTGTCTTGCTAACACTtgattttttacacttatacacgctGGTTTATAATTATTTACAAATTATGTACTTTTTTGGAGAATCACTCGGTATTAGTCACTGCTATAACTAACAGAGGACATACAGTCCGCTAATTCCTATGCAGTCTGGATAATTTTTGCCGGATCATCAGGCCCTCATCCCTTTTACTTCTCATCTATTAGTTATATCAGTGGACTGATATATTTGATATTTTATCTGATATTTTATATTGCAGCATCTTTTTAGGGTAAAGCCCTGTTTAGGATATACAATATTATTTGTGTATGGTGACCATTTGTATGAACTGTTATTAATAAATTAGTGTCGCTTTGCTAACTTTGTGAACcagttataagagtgcccatcctTACAATTGTTTTTTGGTGACGAGGGTACGACATCCgtttggtgcaccttgccatcttgagccagaggtgagccgtcctttATCTTTCTCTTATACTtatcaacataaataagtgactgattctcttagcacaatgctggctcactttctttaattgacccggtcaatctgccaacatcttgtattgaaaagctccagctgataatgatgagtcatgaatattcatgagctcctgactctccccgcccacctgctgctgaatgacagtttgtttccataggaatcagcagcaggtgggcaggggagtggctatagcgctgaattaaatatacgctggactcaatgacatcacgactcaaatcagctcattagcatgcggcatctttgtgtgtatattatgaggtaaccatctgtcactccagtaagtgaatacatctaaggtactttttagtagttaatgattgtatataattagttagattataatcaaatatccacatgacaggttccctttaagtaattcaTATAAtaattgtggtcatggctacggccaagagatatccgaagaaccctagggagagaaacaacgggaacaacctaacccagctaggtgtgtcttagctgacctgactaaatggcttgttgtgtgccctaagccatgatcgtgggtaggcctataagtgggcaaaaaccaagccaagtagggtagaaaaggaactcgaatggcatgcgcaaactaatccccaagccaactgcaaggcgtcagggatctagagcgaaaaattcgGGGTGTATGAAGCAAGGCCAGAagaagacctacaacccatcttttggatgacaaggccagagacatgatgctcaatattgcggatactgccccaaagcggaatagGGACCGGGAATacattgtgaaatggatcataaaaccaactgaaacttgtaaagttttggttctacggAGTACTGGCAGTGCCCTAGATCGTGGGAccgcaacctaactgcctagactatgcaagaatgagggccaaaaagaactatgtagataggaagagaatccttgaatagttccccagacaacagctatctgctagccgtggtccgcgcgttgttctactgtgcgcccctgagaattgttttaacgcttgagacgagaagaccgacctactatctgaatcttctaccgtgaggaaatgctggaccttgtccaaaatccgattcaacgtggttgtagggagtctgaggttagtgcacctgagaacccacgcctgtgagtgagggtgtggctcctatatgaagagcctccgcccctcccacaaatgcaggctgactaatcagccttaccaacttgtactAAAaagtgcaaggtgacaaaaaaacaaaagtAGTGCAATGATGTGCAAGTGACAATACAATTATTATATgaattacttaaagaggacctttcaccagaataaaacttctaaactgactatacagacatgtagagcggtgcccagggatctccctgcacttactgttatccccgggcgccgctccgttctccggttatagcctccggtatgttcacagttaggctccacccaggggaacctgacagcgtctctttctcctatgctgtagcgctgaccaatcacagcgctcagctcatagcctgtgcGTATTGCTACTATTGTTGTCCCTCCATACTGTCTATGGGCTTCTTTTGAGGTGCCTTATATTTGGCCCTCACGTAGGCTTATTATTGTGCAGTTATCATAtgtttagtgggggggggggattttttacATTCATTGGGGGTGGTTTTCAATATTGCCTGCATTTGCGGCAGGTGTCATCTTTTGAATTTTCCCCTCTTATTTGGATCAAGTACATCCTGTGTCCGGGGGACGAGCTGCTTGTCGCAGCGCtagcctgcactgctgctgcttacATTATAATGTTTTATGTTTTGttgtaatatttattacttaataaaATTTGTCATTACTTTATATGTGTGTCCTTTGGTTTAATTGGTTTAGTTATAACATTTTGGCACACATCTAGCTCATCCTTTGGATGATTAAGTaggttgtatttatttattaaaagcaGCACTGTCAGCATGAGCAACCCTACTAAAC
Encoded proteins:
- the LOC120996579 gene encoding NACHT, LRR and PYD domains-containing protein 12-like isoform X5, whose product is MSIITPSDDDETRQFYQQLRQCEDHFLRMTYEYFRDDLLHIVENMSLLPLLSELQSRNLPDTEKYQSLKHDRRRLAQTLLQDIYLRGREAVIGLWVSLYVLRKDPSSPDLHAVLEELRHRGDTLVEQILLDEHGHQLSPQLKDFQIRHKKHLHERTEKLLENKPPRCDQREESFPFCRRYVNLIIVSTDHFRERSENELIETGVKHEEYLKRKQYELQHISPNKLFRWCHQSKQVPRMVMVSGVPGVGKTTLMQKVVYDWVKGDLYQRFSFVFFFKFRELNRLDKVSLDTLILHQYPYLEEQLSNMLQEPEKLLFIFDGLDESLHNMDFSSRHLCSNPNQPEPRGQIVVSLVRKSLLDGCSVLMTSRPTRLASIDCSVFKRIVEITGFLPEERQMYFQNFFPDPELAEKAFNYVKQNDTLYTFCYLPSYCWIICTVLSKSFQPTSSDQSVSLLPKTVTQLFAIFVANILFNHSLDKSGAQKILQSIGWMAEHGVMNHRLIFDERDLDCFHVDNTSKLLSSFLMESEEPVSYSFLHLTVQEFFSALVHYVDYSPEKLQKSLKDAKSYPDGRGEMFLRFLCGLSDGSTRSMLTGYLDRQATQTSIDVITWLKNFILEEKRVRENETSKRRLLSTFFYLYESRNKALVLESLQSHRSLDFSGVRMSALDCTVLAFILDICTNIKELNLFGCSLDIEGLERLAPGLQNLQNLRLGRNGLEDTSCIQLASVIRNNQSLKILDLSGNRLSGPHFGDLMEALSSPAGRIETLQLGCNGLEDTSCIQLASVIRNNPSLKILDLSLNRLSGPHFSDLMEALSSPACRIETLRLASNRLPDTSCIQLASVIRNNQSLKTLDLYGNRLSGPHFSDLMAALSSPACRIETLRLMSNRLSKEEEEAIRKLEKQKPNMEIFY
- the LOC120996579 gene encoding NACHT, LRR and PYD domains-containing protein 12-like isoform X8, whose product is MSIITPSDDDETRQFYQQLRQCEDHFLRMTYEYFRDDLLHIVENMSLLPLLSELQSRNLPDTEKYQSLKHDRRRLAQTLLQDIYLRGREAVIGLWVSLYVLRKDPSSPDLHAVLEELRHRGDTLVEQILLDEHGHQLSPQLKDFQIRHKKHLHERTEKLLENKPPRCDQREESFPFCRRYVNLIIVSTDHFRERSENELIETGVKHEEYLKRKQYELQHISPNKLFRWCHQSKQVPRMVMVSGVPGVGKTTLMQKVVYDWVKGDLYQRFSFVFFFKFRELNRLDKVSLDTLILHQYPYLEEQLSNMLQEPEKLLFIFDGLDESLHNMDFSSRHLCSNPNQPEPRGQIVVSLVRKSLLDGCSVLMTSRPTRLASIDCSVFKRIVEITGFLPEERQMYFQNFFPDPELAEKAFNYVKQNDTLYTFCYLPSYCWIICTVLSKSFQPTSSDQSVSLLPKTVTQLFAIFVANILFNHSLDKSGAQKILQSIGWMAEHGVMNHRLIFDERDLDCFHVDNTSKLLSSFLMESEEPVSYSFLHLTVQEFFSALVHYVDYSPEKLQKSLKDAKSYPDGRGEMFLRFLCGLSDGSTRSMLTGYLDRQATQTSIDVITWLKNFILEEKRVRENETSKRRLLSTFFYLYESRNKALVLESLQSHRSLDFSGVRMSALDCTVLAFILDICTNIKELNLFGCSLDIEGLERLAPGLQNLQNLRLGRNGLEDTSCIQLASVIRNNQSLKILDLSGNRLSGPHFGDLMEALSSPAGRIETLQLAGNDLEDTSCIQLASVIRNNRSLKTLDLSGNRLSGPHFGDLMEALSSPACRIETLELGCNGLEDTSCIQLASVIRNNPSLKILDLSLNRLSGPHFSDLMEALSSPACRIETLRLMSNRLSKEEEEAIRKLEKQKPNMEIFY
- the LOC120996579 gene encoding NACHT, LRR and PYD domains-containing protein 12-like isoform X4, giving the protein MTYEYFRDDLLHIVENMSLLPLLSELQSRNLPDTEKYQSLKHDRRRLAQTLLQDIYLRGREAVIGLWVSLYVLRKDPSSPDLHAVLEELRHRGDTLVEQILLDEHGHQLSPQLKDFQIRHKKHLHERTEKLLENKPPRCDQREESFPFCRRYVNLIIVSTDHFRERSENELIETGVKHEEYLKRKQYELQHISPNKLFRWCHQSKQVPRMVMVSGVPGVGKTTLMQKVVYDWVKGDLYQRFSFVFFFKFRELNRLDKVSLDTLILHQYPYLEEQLSNMLQEPEKLLFIFDGLDESLHNMDFSSRHLCSNPNQPEPRGQIVVSLVRKSLLDGCSVLMTSRPTRLASIDCSVFKRIVEITGFLPEERQMYFQNFFPDPELAEKAFNYVKQNDTLYTFCYLPSYCWIICTVLSKSFQPTSSDQSVSLLPKTVTQLFAIFVANILFNHSLDKSGAQKILQSIGWMAEHGVMNHRLIFDERDLDCFHVDNTSKLLSSFLMESEEPVSYSFLHLTVQEFFSALVHYVDYSPEKLQKSLKDAKSYPDGRGEMFLRFLCGLSDGSTRSMLTGYLDRQATQTSIDVITWLKNFILEEKRVRENETSKRRLLSTFFYLYESRNKALVLESLQSHRSLDFSGVRMSALDCTVLAFILDICTNIKELNLFGCSLDIEGLERLAPGLQNLQNLRLGRNGLEDTSCIQLASVIRNNQSLKILDLSGNRLSGPHFGDLMEALSSPAGRIETLQLAGNDLEDTSCIQLASVIRNNRSLKTLDLSGNRLSGPHFGDLMEALSSPACRIETLELGCNGLEDTSCIQLASVIRNNPSLKILDLSLNRLSGPHFSDLMEALSSPACRIETLRLASNRLPDTSCIQLASVIRNNQSLKTLDLYGNRLSGPHFSDLMAALSSPACRIETLRLMSNRLSKEEEEAIRKLEKQKPNMEIFY